GAACGGTGAACGGGTCGAGTTCACTGCTGCTAACGCCGGTCGTCTTCGCCAGTACATCGAGAGCCTTCGGGCTCAACTGAGCAGCACAACCCGCGGACCAATGCGAGTGTATTTCTAATGGCAGACCAGTTGGACCTGTTGCAGGACAAAATGCCGTCGAAGCAGATGGCATCCAGCTTTGAGGGGGCCAGTCACGTAAACCGCGAACTGGCGATGTGGCATCCACCCCTCCGGTCTGCCGACGCTGAAATCATCCCGGGTAAAGACGAGATCGACGCCCGGGCTCTGGACCTTCAGCGTAACGACGGGTACATCCACGGTGCTGTTCAGGGTCAGAAAGATTCCATCGTCGGTGCCTTCTACCGACTGAACTCCAAGCCGAACTACAAGTATCTGGGGTTGGACGAGGTCTGGGCTGAAGAATTCCAGGAAGCCGTGGAAGCCCAATTCAGTCTCGCCGCTGAATCACCGGATTGCTATTTCGATGCAGCCGGCCAACTCACCTTCTCGGAAATGATCCGCCTGAGCATTGGTGTTTCCATGCTGGCGGGCGAAGACCTGAGCACGGTGGAGTGGATTCGTGAAGGTCGTCGGCCATTCAAAACGGCCATTCAGATGATCGACCCGGTTCGGTTGAGTAACCCCTACGGTGAGGAATGGAGTACCACCTGGCGTAAAGGCGTTCGGAAGGACAGCCGGGGTCGCCCTGTTGAGTATTCGATTCGCTACACCATGCCGGGTGACAACTGGGACTTTGAAAACGAGTTCCGCTGGAAGATGGTTGCCGCCCGGAAGCCGTGGGGCAGGAAGCAGGTTCTTCACTATTTCGAGCCGTACCGCGTTGGTCAAACCCGTGGTGTGAGTGATCTGGTGTCGATTCTGAAGCAGAGCAAGATGGTCGGGAAGTATCAGGACATTGTCCTGCAGAACGCCGTCCTGAACGCCACCTATGCAGCGGCGATTGAATCAGACCTGCCACCGAGTGAAGCGTTTGAAGCTCTCGGTGGTGGCGAGGACCAGATTCAGAAGTGGGCACAGAATTATCTGGAATCCATTGCCGCGTACACCGGCAACAGTAGGAACCTGCATATTGACGGGATCAAGATTCCACACCTGTACCCGGGCACCAAGCTCAAGCTGCAAAACGCGGGACAACCTGGTGGCCTCGGTACCGGATTTGAGGAATCCCTGCTTCGGCATCTGGCGGCTGGTCTCGGTATGAGTTACGAGGAATTCAGCCACGACTTCACGAAGACGAACTACTCGTCTGCCCGGGCGGCAATGGGTGAGACACATAAGCGTCTTCAGGGTCGCAAGAAGGCCGTTGCCGATAAGAAGGCCACGGATATTTTCCGCCTGTGGTTCGAGGAACAACTGAATTCCGGTGCCTTCAACGATGTCCTGCCTCGCAACGCCCCGAACTTCTACGAGCGGTTGAACGCAGACGCCTTCTGTGCCTGTTCGTGGATCGGTGCTCCGAGAGGGCAGATTGACGAATTGAAGGAGACCCAGGCGGCGATTTCCCGAATTGAGGCTGGACTGAGCACTTATGAGAAGGAAACGGCCAGATTCGGTGAGGACTTCCGGGAAGTATTCCGTCAACGCCAGCGTGAACAAAACCTGGCGGACGAACTGGGTCTGACCCTGAACACGAAAGGTAGCTCCGGCACCATGGATGCTGGCGGGAACGCTGCCAATGAAAGCCCGAAGCGGGGTGGAGAGGATGACAGCGATGAGTAAGCAGATCGACCTGAGAAGCCGGCTTCTGAACACGCCGTTGATGATGAGCCAGGAGCATGCTGAATCGTTTGCCGCCCTGGCCCCGGAATCGTTCCTGATCGACGCAGAGCCGGCAAACGCCGATGAAATGATGTTCGATTGGGCTTTCGGCAGCGCCCGGTCGAAACCGTACAAGATGATCGGTTCTCTGGCGGTAATCCCGGTCACCGGGACTCTGCTGCATCGGTTCAACTGGTCATATGGGTTTGCCACTGGCTACGACTACATTCGAGCCGTGTTCGACATGGCTCTGGTGGACGAAGACGTGGAAGGGATCGTTTTCGATGTCCACTCAGGCGGTGGCCAGGTAGACGGTGCCTTTGAACTGGCCGACCACATTTTCGAGAACCGTGGCGTGAAACCGAGCATTTCGGTGGTGAACTCCCATGCCTATAGCGCCGCCTACTTGATTGGCAGTGCAGCCGGGAAGATGACCGTGCCGAAGACAGGTGGTGCTGGTTCCATTGGTGTTGTGACCATGCATGCGGACATGTCGAAGATGCTGGACAACATCGGCATCAAGATCACGTTCATCCATGCTGGCAAGCACAAAGTGGATGGCAACCCTTACCAAGCACTCCCGGAAGGGGTGCGGAATCGAATTCAGGCGAAGATTGATGAGTCCTACGGCATGTTCGTTGAAGCCGTTGCTCGACATCGGGGCCTGGATACTGAGGCGGTACGGAAAACCGAGGCACAGACACTCAGTGCCCAGGAAGCCGTAGACCTCAAACTGGTGGATGCTGTCGCTTCTCCTATGGAAGCCATGACAGCGTTCGTAGCCGAACTGAACGGTGAGTCAAAGGAGACCGTTATGGCAGATCAAAATAAGGCCACCCAGAAAGCCGGTCAGCAGGCCGCGGACGCGGGTGGCGAAAACCAGACTTTCACCCAGGCCGACCTCGATGCAGCGAAAGCTCAGGGTGTAACCGAAGGACGCCAGATGGAGCGTGACCGTTATGCAGCGGTGATTGGCTCCGAGCATTACGCCGGCCGTGAAGGTCTGGCAAGCAAGATGCTGGCGAAAGAGGCTTTGAGTGCTGATGAAATCAACGAAATGTTGGCAGATGCACCAAAGGTTGATAAGACCGCGCAAACCGATGGTGGTAGCAACGCCTTCGAGAACGCCATGAACAACTCCGACAACCCCAACCTGGGTGAGGAAACTCAGCAGGAGCAGGGTGCGGAGTCGGAAGGTGGCTCTCTCTGGGATAACTACGCCCGAGTTGCCGGCGTAAACCAGTCCTGATCGCCGCTGGCGGTCACTGAATCCTCTGGGAAGGAGAAACGACATGAGCATTCTTGCTGGAACTGAAACCAGTTCGCACACGCCGCGTGAACTGTTCGCCGGTGATGCACCGATCATCACCAACGCCCGGATGTTTGCAACCGGCCTGGAACTGCCTATCAACTCGGTTGTTGCGCTGAACACCAGCAACGAACTGGTTGAGTGGGCACCTGGCGCTGCAGACAGCACAGCCGTTGCTGTGGGCATTACCTGTGAAGCCGTGAACACCACCGGTGGTGCAGCGATGAATCCGATTTATGAGGGTGGTTTCTTCAACACCGACGCTCTGAATTGGCCCGCTGGCGCAACTGCCGTACAGAAGGCGAACGCCTTTAACGGCACTGATATTCACCATCGGTCACTCGGTTACTCCGGTTAACCGATAACCCTTTGAAGCTCTGACAGGAGAAAGGCCATGAGCTACACGCCTTATAGCACTCACGAAATGCTCAAGGTTATTCGGAACGCACCGAAACCGAGTAATTTCTGGTTGAACCTGCTGTTCCGACAGCAAGTGAACTTCACCACCCAGTACATCGACTTCGACAAGATCGACAAAGGTCGTCGACTGGCACCGTTTGTTGCCCCGACGGTTCAAGGTAAGCCGATGAAGTCCGAAGGGTATGACACCCGTCGCTTCGCACCGGCCTACGTGAAACCGAAGCATGTGGTTGATCCGGAGCGCATCATCACCCGTCGAGCAGGTGAGCCGTACACCGGCAATCTGTCTCCTGCTGGTCGCCGTGACGCCATCGTTGGTGACATCATGGTGGAACAGCGCGATATGATCATGCGTCGTTGGGAATTGATGGCTGCGGAAGCTGCGATCAACGGTGCCGTTACTGTTGAGGGTGAAGACTACCCAACCCAGTACATCGAATTCGGTCGCGACCCCAATAACACGGTGACCCTGAGTGGTACCGATCTGTGGTCAGATACCGCCAATTCCGATCCGTTCAAGGACCTGGAAGACTGGTCTCTGGACATGGCTCGTTCCAGCGGCTACCCGGTAACTGACTGGGTGATGGGTACCAACGCCTACCGTGCGCTGATCAACCATCCCAAGGCTGAGAAGCAACTGGATACCAACGTCAAGAACTCGTCCCAGATTATGCTGGACCTGGGTATCAATCAGGCCGACGAGAACGGTGCGATCATCCAGTTCAAGGGTACTGTGGGTTCCGGCATTCGGGTCTGGGTGTACTCTGACATTTACGAAGATGATCAGGGTAACCAGGTTGAGATCATGGACCAGAATGCGGTCGTTGGTCTGAACCCGGCCGGGGTTGAAGGTGTGCGTTGCTTCGGTGCCATCATGGACGCCCGTGCCGGCTACCAGGCGCTCGACATCTTCCCAAAAACCTGGATGAACGAAGACCCCTCCGTGGAGTACGCGATGTCACAGTCCGCTCCGTTGATGGTACCGCGTCGTCCGAATGCCACGTTCAAGGCAACTGTGGTATAAGGAAGTCTGAATCCCCGGGGTACTTTTGTGCCCCGGGATACAACTAACAGTTGTAATTAAGGGTGATCCCGATGAAACTAGAAGCATTGAACCGAGTACAAGGTGTGAAGGTTCTGGCCGGAAAAGGTAAGGGTGGTAAGACCGCCTATGCAGGTGACGTGTTTGAGGCCAAAACCGACGCTGAAGCTGAACGTCTGATCGAGAACGGTGCAGCCCGTGAGTATGTCGTTGAGGACAAACTGGCTGGTTCAGAAGAACCGACTGCGAAAAAGTCTGGTGGCCGTAAGCCGGCAGCGAAGAAGTCTGATGTTCAGAAAGCCGATGATGGCTCTGACACTGCCGATGACAGTGACCTTGGCCTGGGTGGCTAAGTGAACTGGGCTCGTACCAAGCAAAAAGCCCGGGATGCCGTCCACGGGACATTCTCTGTCCCGGGCTTTTACACCGACTCTCAACAGACCGACCTGGAAATCAAGGTGCGTCTGCATAGGAAGTCGGCATATCTGGGTGATAACTACGATGAGTTTTCACCGGGTTATTTCTCAGAGATCAACCGGGTCATTGTTGATCTGCGAGAAGTGACCCCTGAACGTGGGGCAACGATCCGGATTCCGGATTTTGAGAACGTAGAAGTGAGCGTTGAGAACTACAACCGCCAGGGTGAGCACTACGCTCTGTGCGAGGTGAGGGCATGACGGTCGGATTGAGACTCGGCATCAAGGGTGACGACACCTTCGTTCGATACCTGCGGGAGTACCCCAAGGTGGCGAGGAAGGCTGGCAAGCTGGCGATCAACGATACGATACGCCGCGGTCGCCGGATGTTGAAGCAGGAGATTCTTCAACAGGTTAACCTGCCTCCGAGCTACCTGAACCAGACGCGATTGACCGAAAACTACGCCAATGAGACCAACCTGACCGGTTCCATTGTTGGCCGGCGTCGCCCGACCTCACTGGCACGTTTCGGTGCCGAACAGCTTTACCAGCCGAATAAAACGCGACCGGGCCGGAAGAAAGCCGGTGTGAGTTTGAAGGTGAAAGGTCGCCGCAAGGTGATCCCCCGGGCCTTCCTGATCGACCTGAAATCCGGCAGCAAGGATGGTGGGAACGTCGGTTTGGCCATGCGATTGCCGAAAGGTCAGAAACCGGAGCGTCGGTTCCGGGCGAAACCGCTCTATAAGAGTCGGGATACAAACGTGTGGCTACTGTATGGCCCTTCCGTGAACCAGGTGATGAGTTCCGAGAAGAAAGGCCCGAGTCTTGTGAGCAAGATGCAACAACCACTCACCAATTACATGAATCGAGAGTTCAGGCGACAATTCGGGAGGCTCTACGGTGGCTGACAGTAAGCGGCTTCAGATTCTCAAGGCACTGACTACACACCTTGAGACATTGGTCAATTATGACGTGAACGGGAAGGTGTGGCGTGGTCGGACACGGCCGGCAGATGAAAGCGATCAACCGTTCATCTGCATGTTTGAAATGCCACCGGAGTATGAAGATCAGGCGGATAACCTGGTGAGCTCAATGCCATGGTACATCGGTCTACAGGGTTATATTCGACCGGACAAGACACATCCGACCGACCCTGCCCACAACTTCATGGCAGAAGTGAAGCAGAAGCTCGGGGAATTGGCGAACGACGGTGGTGCCGACCGTCCCGGGGAGAACTTCATGCTCGGTGGTCTCGTTGAGGACATCGAGGTTGATGGGGGTATGTGCTTTGAGGCTGATGAAACAACCAATTGTTGTTATTTCGCTTTGAAGTTGACCCTGACCATAGCGGAAAATCTAGGAGACCCGTATGCGTAAGCAAGAAGAACAGACCCAGGAAGTGAAGTCTGGGGAAGTGGTCACTTCGCTCAAGGAATACACCCTGAAGGAAAAGATCACCTACAAAGGTGAATCCAAGGGTCCTGGGGCAAAAGTGAAGCTGAATGCCCGACAGGCCGAGCGGCTGAAAGAGTCGGGGCACATTTAACCAAGTAGGAGATCGTGGCTATGGCTACCGATAAAAAGAACTATGTGCTCGGGCGGGGCAAACTGTACTTTGACCCTTTCGCGCCGGGTACCAAAAACAAGACTGGTGAGCGTTACTTTGGTAACACCACCGAGTTCAACCTGAACGTGGAATCCGAAGCATTGGACCACTTCAACAGTGATGAAGGTGTCCGAACCAAGGATGACTCCGTTATCCTGGAACTGACCCGTACCGGGGCACTGACCACCGACAACATCAACGAGGAAAACGCGGCTCTGTTCGTCCTCGGTGAAGTTTCTGACGTGGCCCAGACTGCAGACCCGGTTGTTTCTGAAGACCTCGGTACTCCGCTGCCAGACCGCTTCTATCAGTTGGGTGCAACGGCCGCTAACCCGCAGGGTGTCCGTGGTGTGACCGCTGTATCCATCACCGTTGACCCCGGTGGCACTGCCACTGCTGCGGTTGAAGGTACTGACTACACCCTGGATGCCGAACTGGGACGAATCTACATCCTGGAAGGCGGGGCGTTCGACGGCACCAAGGCGGCATCTGCGGATTACACCCCTGAAGCCAACAGTCGTAAACGTGTGACCACCAACGCCGCCGCATCAGTGGAAGGCGCACTGCGGTTCGTGGCGTTCAACGCCAAGGGTAAGCAGAAGGATGTATACATTCCGTATGTGACCCTGCGACCGACCGGTGACTGGTCACTGAAAGGTGACGACTGGCAGAACATGGGCTTCTCTGTGGAAGTCGGTGAACTGGAAGGTATGGCTGCGATGTATATCGACGGTCGACCTGCGGCCTAAGTTACAACCAATAATAGGGCGATCAACCCATGACTGATTTTCTCTACAACACTCAGGAAATTAAGTGGGGCAGAGAAGGTAGTGAAAAGGTCCTGACTGTTCGAGGATTGAGCACTCAGGACCTCACCATTGCCATTCGTACCCACAAGGATTCACTAACCAAGGCGTTCCAGATGGCAGAGGGACGGCTTGAGAACAACAGCGATTTGAGCGAGTTCGGCTTGGAACTGATGGAACAGTTCCCCGGGTTGGTAGCTCAACTGATCGCCCTGGCTACCGATAAGCCGAACCGGGCCGGGGAGATTGAACGTCTCCCTGCGCCTGTTCAACTCCGGCTGATGCTGGCGGTCTACGAGCTCACCATTGAGGACACGGGAGGTCTTCAGGATTTTTTGCAACAAGTGTTCGCGATCCTGGACCGGATCAAAGCGACGACCCACTCGCTGAATTCGCGTCCGAAACCGGCGATGGAAGCGAACACTGGTACTTAACTCTACGCCGGTGCGTCAGTGCGCTCAAATCCAACGGGCACCCTGACGCACACCTTTACCCGGTGGGTACGTTGCTGGTCGAGACAAGGCTGACGGAAGAACACCTCAACAGGCAACTGGCAACGACGGCCATTGCCACACAGGCGGCGATAGGGTCTGTCCTTTCCAAGGAAGGGCACAAGGCATTCAAGCAGCTAATTGAGAGGTTGACCGATGGCAACTAACAGAAAAGGCGATGTGGAACTCGTCGTCTCGGCCAAAAACGAAGCTACCCAGACCATCAACGAACTGGTCAAGTCTCTGGAAAACCTCGGCAAGGAAGCCGGCCAGTCTGGAATTGGTGGTCTGTTCCGAAAGCTGGCTAAGGCCAGTGGTGATACCACCAAGCGTCAGGACGAACTGACTGACGCTCTCAACCGCACTCGTCAGGCTCAGAATCAACTTCAGAAAGCGAACGATGAGCGGGAGAAGGACCTGCAGCAACAGCGGGATTCTATCGACAAAACCCAACGCTCTCTGGACCGACTGAATGCCAAGTACCGGGAATACGCCGATGAAGCTCGGAAAGCCCGGACCCCTTCCGACTCCCTGGTGCAAACCTTCGAGAAGCAGCAACGTCGTCAGTCTGAACTGGCTCAGGCGGTTGATGAAACCGGCCGGCAACTGGGTGAAGCTCAAGCCCGGTTTGAGCAGAATCAGGGTGTTGATGAGACTGCTACCCGCAACATCGAGGACTACCGTCGTCGTGTGATTGAACTGGGTGACTCCTGGCGGGAGACCACTCAGGCGGTGGCTCAGGCACAGAAGGTGCTCTCGCAACAGGCCAAGATTCGTGATACCGCTGATGCCGGCCAGAAGGATGCTCAGGCTCGTCTGGACAGTCTACGTCAGGAATTGAAGGTCGCCCGGGAGCTTGAGAAAGAACAGCGCCGGATCGTTCGTGAAGCCGACGAGGCGACAGATGAGCAGGTGCAGGCGAAGGAAGAAGCGATTGCTGCCACCAAGCGTTTGAAGGAACAGGTGGAGCAGCAAGTATTGGTGGAGCGTGAGGCCCGTGCAGAACGGAATGCATCCGCCAAGTCCTATCGTGACCAGAGTCGTGAAGTCGACAAGCTGGTGAAGCAGGCGGACAAACAGAAAACCGCCTACATCGACCTCAAGGCCGGCCTGGATGAGTATACCCGCGCCCAGGAGAAAGCCGGCACTGAGCGTCAACAGAAGAACATTGAAAAACTCACTGCCTCCCTGGAACAGTTGCAGACTCAGTACCAGGGTGCGGCCACTCGCCTTGAGAAAACTCAGGAGCGACTGAACAAAGCATCCGGCCCGGACCCGAGGGCGGTTCAGCGATTCGAGAACCTGCAGCAGAGTATCAAGGATACTGAAGCGGAGATCGTTGAGCAGACGGCCACTCTGGAAAAAATGCAGCGGGAGTACCAACAAGCCGGTGCGTCTGCTGACCAGTTGGCCCAGAAAGAACGGGAACTGGAACGGGTTACTGAACGACTGACCTCCGAGCAACGGGAGTTGCAGGCTGAGACCGGGAAGACCGCTACTGCCACCGACCGGGCGGGGAAGGAAGCCGCTGAAGCCGCTCGTCGATTCCGCCTGTGGGGTGAAGACAGTCGCCAGGCACTCTCCTGGTTGCAGCGTATCCGGGGTGAACTCCTGTCCATCGCCGCAGCATATGGTGGTGTCTACGCCATCGGTGGTGCTGTCCGGTCGATCTATGACGCATCGGTGCTGACCCAGAAGGCCACGGCTAGACTTGCCGCCAAGTTCAACGGTGACTTCAACGCAATCGAGCAGGAAATCCGGTTCGTTCGGGAAGAAGCCGACCGACTGGGTATTGAGTTCGAGACCTTGCTTGAGCAGTACACCCGGTTCGTGAACAACGTGCCAGATGGTGTTCTGAACATTGATCAGATCAGGTTCACATTCACCGGTATTGCTGAAGCCTCCCGTGCTGCGGGCCTTGGTACCCAGGACATTCAATCGGTGTTCGTGGCCCTCGGACAAATTGCCGCCAAGGGTGCTGTGCAGCTTGAAGAACTCCGGCAACAACTCGGTGAACGAATCCCAGCCGCTATCGAGAATACGGCGAAAGGTCTGACTGAAATGACCGGGGAACTGGTCACCACGGAAGAATTGCTACAACGGATTAACCGGGGTGAAGTGAGCTCCACAGCCATCGTTGCACTGGCACAATCATTGAGGTCTGAATTCGGGCCGGCGCTGGAAACCGCCCTTGATTCACCTCTCGCTGCATTGGCCCGTTTCCGGAATACGCTCTATGACATCCGGATTGAGATTGCGAAGTCCGGGTTCATTGACCAACTCACCCAAGGATTGGAAGAACTCAACAAGGAAATGCGGACGCCGGAATTCCGCAATGGTATGAGAGAGTTTGCCAACGCATTGAGCGGTGTTGTTCAGTTCGGGGTTCTGGTCATCAAGAATCTGGACACCGTGACGGCAGCACTGAAGGCCCTGGTTGCCATCAAGGCGGCTGGCTACCTTCGCAGCGTGACCGCACAGATCGCTGCTATGAGCGCGGCATCCCTGACGGCCTCTCGTCAGGTGAAGACAGCAACAACCGCCGTGGGCAAGCTCCGTGGTGCTGTCATCGCTCTCTACAATGCTGTCCTACTTCTGCCGGCTGCGTTTTACGCTGGTCTCACGGTGGGTGATTACCTGCAGGACCAGTACCCGGAGCTCCGGAAGTTCGGCGCTACCCTGGTGGGTGTGTTTGAGAAATCCATCATCCGTTCCAAGGAGACTTGGGATACCTTCCTAATCCAGATGGAGGGTGGCTGGAAATCCGTGGTGAAGGAAATCGCCCGGGCATTCGTGACTGTCATCCCAACGGTGATCTGGCGGTCAGTGGAAACAGTGGGTAACGCTGTTGGTCTTGTCAACGAATCATTGGGTAAGTCCATTCAGGAGTTCGCTGTTGGCTCACTGAACGAGGTGAACCAAGCCGCCGACGGTTTGATGGACAAGTTGCTCGATACCACTGACGTTGATGCGCTGATTGCCGAAGTCCGGAAGAAGGCAGATGCCGAGGCTGCAGCCGTTGACCAGATCATCACTCAGATGTTCTCCGACATCGACAAGCTCGGTGGTGATGTGGTTGAGCCGGAAGAAGGGAAGAAGGCTGGCCATGAGTACGGTGAGGAATTCCTGCAGGGCCTCCGGGAACTGGATTACTTCCAGACAGGTGTCAACGCCGGTAAAAGCCTGGGTGAAGGACTGCTGACCCAACTGAAGAACATTCGGGATGCCCTGGCTGAAGAATCAGCAACCGGCCTGGAAGACCGACTGAAGTTGATTGAAGCCGAGTTCAAGGACTTCATGGAGGGCATCAGTCAGTTCCAGACTGAGGGTGACCAGAACATTCTGGAGATTCAGGAGAAAGCTCAGGAGCGGATTGGTCAACTGCGTGAGAACCAGAACATCGACGACGCGGTTCGCAAGCGGGAGATTGCCTCTATCGAAAAACGGGCAGCACAGGAGGTTGCCCAGATTCGTGAGAGCCAGTCGCTCCTGGCGGACGCCCCGCAGGTGGTCCAGCAGTTGATCAACATCCGGAAGGAGAAGGAACGCCAGAAGTACATTGACGAGCAGATCGAGAAGACCCAGAACCGCATCAACGGGTTGAACCAGGATCGCCAGGATGATCTGGACCGGGTGAATGAACTGGCACAGCTTGGGTTGATCAGCACTGAGGAACAGGGCGAGAAGGTCAACCAGATCAACACTGAAATGATCGGCAAGCTGAAGGAGGCTGTTCAGGAGGCCCGTAATCTGGCCGAGGCCACCGGTAACGCCGACTTGAGCCGTTTCGTCGATCAGTTCGATAACTTCGAGGAAGTAGAACGCCGTCGGGCCGCTCTGGAAGACCTCAACCGCCTGGAACAGCGGATCAATGATCAGTACAGCATCCGTGAGACCAAGCTGGACACGATCAATACGTTGCGTGAAACCGGTGCGATTGACGCGGCGACGGCAGAGCAGCGGGCTCGGACAATCCTAGATCAGAGTAATCAGACACTTGGTGAAATGATCGACAAGGCAATCACGCTGGCTGAGAAACTGGGTGATGAAGGACTGGTTGCCAACCTGAAGAACATGAAGGCGGGCCTGCAGGAGGTCAAAGACCAGTTGTTCTCAGGTGACCAGTTGGCGGAAGACTTTGCCTCGGGATTCACCAACGCTTTCAACCAGTTCATCGACGGGACAATGTCGATGGCCGATGCCTTCCGGCAGTTCGCCGCGGACTTCCTACGTCAGATTGCGAACATGATTCTGCAGCAGATCATTTTCAACGCTGTGCGAGGGGCCATGGGTGGTGTGGCCGGAGGCTTGAACGCGGTCGTACCCACCAATCACACTGGGGGTATTGTAGGGCAGGATGGCAAAGGTCGCCTGGCAGACCTGAGTTGGTTCGCCGGCGCTGTCCGGTATCACTCCGGTGGTATCGCCGGCTTGAAGCCGAACGAGGTTCCGACAATACTTGAGAAGGGTGAGGAAGTGTTGACCGCGTCCGATCCGCGCCATAGAAACAACCAAGGGTCGGATAATCAATCAACAGGTGTTAAGATCATCAATGCAATCGACTCGTCTTCCATCGTTTCTGAGGGTTTGAACAGTGCTCAGGGTCAGAAGGCGATTATCAATTTCATTCGGGCCAACAAGGCCCAGGTTAAATCGGTGCTTGCGTAATGGCTTGGGAAACGGGAACTGCTGCGAACCACGTTGATCTGTTCAACAAGATCAGGGATTTCCTGACGACGAACACCGATCTGGTGAACGCCGGGGAGAACTGGACACAGGTGCTCGGGCCATCGGGTACCCTGGTTCACGGGGATCAGATTACCCTGAAGGGACCAGGGTTGACCGGTACGGACAACATTTACTTCGGCATGGACACGTTTGAAGACTCCGGTGCGGACACCTACAACATGCGGTTCTGGGGTCATGCGGGCTTCTCTGTGAACCAGGCACCACGTTCCCAGGCTCTCATGTCGCCGGATCAGTACGTGTTGTTGTGGAATCAACCCATGACGTACTGGATTGTCGGGAATGGTCGACGATGGATGCTGGCGGTCAAGGTAGCCACAGTGTACTCATCGGCATACTGCGGATTTATCATGCCTTATGGGTCACCGAGTGAATACCCATACCCGATGCTGGTGGCTGGTATAGCAATGGGTAACTACAGATGGAGCGATGAAGACGCCCGCAACCGATTTTTCGCCAGTCCGGGTTACAACACCATGGCTTTGTATTATCCAGACAATGTTTG
The window above is part of the Marinobacter sp. THAF197a genome. Proteins encoded here:
- a CDS encoding tape measure protein; translated protein: MATNRKGDVELVVSAKNEATQTINELVKSLENLGKEAGQSGIGGLFRKLAKASGDTTKRQDELTDALNRTRQAQNQLQKANDEREKDLQQQRDSIDKTQRSLDRLNAKYREYADEARKARTPSDSLVQTFEKQQRRQSELAQAVDETGRQLGEAQARFEQNQGVDETATRNIEDYRRRVIELGDSWRETTQAVAQAQKVLSQQAKIRDTADAGQKDAQARLDSLRQELKVARELEKEQRRIVREADEATDEQVQAKEEAIAATKRLKEQVEQQVLVEREARAERNASAKSYRDQSREVDKLVKQADKQKTAYIDLKAGLDEYTRAQEKAGTERQQKNIEKLTASLEQLQTQYQGAATRLEKTQERLNKASGPDPRAVQRFENLQQSIKDTEAEIVEQTATLEKMQREYQQAGASADQLAQKERELERVTERLTSEQRELQAETGKTATATDRAGKEAAEAARRFRLWGEDSRQALSWLQRIRGELLSIAAAYGGVYAIGGAVRSIYDASVLTQKATARLAAKFNGDFNAIEQEIRFVREEADRLGIEFETLLEQYTRFVNNVPDGVLNIDQIRFTFTGIAEASRAAGLGTQDIQSVFVALGQIAAKGAVQLEELRQQLGERIPAAIENTAKGLTEMTGELVTTEELLQRINRGEVSSTAIVALAQSLRSEFGPALETALDSPLAALARFRNTLYDIRIEIAKSGFIDQLTQGLEELNKEMRTPEFRNGMREFANALSGVVQFGVLVIKNLDTVTAALKALVAIKAAGYLRSVTAQIAAMSAASLTASRQVKTATTAVGKLRGAVIALYNAVLLLPAAFYAGLTVGDYLQDQYPELRKFGATLVGVFEKSIIRSKETWDTFLIQMEGGWKSVVKEIARAFVTVIPTVIWRSVETVGNAVGLVNESLGKSIQEFAVGSLNEVNQAADGLMDKLLDTTDVDALIAEVRKKADAEAAAVDQIITQMFSDIDKLGGDVVEPEEGKKAGHEYGEEFLQGLRELDYFQTGVNAGKSLGEGLLTQLKNIRDALAEESATGLEDRLKLIEAEFKDFMEGISQFQTEGDQNILEIQEKAQERIGQLRENQNIDDAVRKREIASIEKRAAQEVAQIRESQSLLADAPQVVQQLINIRKEKERQKYIDEQIEKTQNRINGLNQDRQDDLDRVNELAQLGLISTEEQGEKVNQINTEMIGKLKEAVQEARNLAEATGNADLSRFVDQFDNFEEVERRRAALEDLNRLEQRINDQYSIRETKLDTINTLRETGAIDAATAEQRARTILDQSNQTLGEMIDKAITLAEKLGDEGLVANLKNMKAGLQEVKDQLFSGDQLAEDFASGFTNAFNQFIDGTMSMADAFRQFAADFLRQIANMILQQIIFNAVRGAMGGVAGGLNAVVPTNHTGGIVGQDGKGRLADLSWFAGAVRYHSGGIAGLKPNEVPTILEKGEEVLTASDPRHRNNQGSDNQSTGVKIINAIDSSSIVSEGLNSAQGQKAIINFIRANKAQVKSVLA